A window from Primulina eburnea isolate SZY01 chromosome 2, ASM2296580v1, whole genome shotgun sequence encodes these proteins:
- the LOC140821006 gene encoding dirigent protein 9-like, which yields MTTTTTTKVATKKGLLIYLILHVFNKTTYTKIPQSRLRLAQLIRYSIHQLHAISSTCLINYTNNSNYINRLRIQCESTQEIILKNISYHTFKMVQIFKLTSNTIKSIFCFLLLATTMANSARILDEDSLQIPLPDDTPIASDTTPPEIDNPDVGPVVAPTTTQPSPPASVVPPNPSIEAQPAAPIIAPVPGIANTVPTISTASPVTTASPGGAATQPGAATGTTAGAATTDHPTLSFFMHDILGGSHPSGRVVTGIVANSDANTLPFSKPNNQIFPINGGVPLNTINGVINNNNVPSLIGLNGSPTNTLLQNNGNNNIVNGGNNQAFVTAGQLPAGVTLQQLMFGSVTVVDNELTEGHELGSAVLGKAQGFYLASSSDGSSHTLALTTMFHGHEHEVDDTISFFGVHRTASPISHIVVIGGTGMYENAKGYATIETLPHEDQHTTDGLETITHFTVYLTP from the coding sequence atgacgacgacgacgacgacgaAAGTGGCGACCAAAAAAGGGCTGCTAATATATCTTATTTTGCATGTGTTCAACAAAACCACTTATACAAAAATTCCCCAATCAAGACTCCGCTTAGCTCAACTAATAAGGTATTCCATCCACCAACTCCATGCAATCAGCTCCACTTGTTTAATCAATTATACAAATAATTCCAACTATATAAACAGGCTTAGAATCCAATGTGAATCCACTCAAGAAATCATTCTGAAAAATATTAGTTACCACACATTCAAAATGGTTCAAATTTTCAAGCTTACATCCAACACAATCAAGTCAATTTTTTGTTTCTTGCTGCTAGCAACTACAATGGCCAACTCTGCACGAATTCTTGACGAAGACAGCCTACAAATTCCACTCCCAGACGACACCCCTATTGCATCTGATACTACACCACCGGAGATTGACAACCCTGACGTGGGACCTGTGGTGGCGCCCACCACAACACAGCCGAGCCCTCCCGCATCCGTTGTGCCACCAAATCCTTCCATCGAGGCACAACCTGCTGCCCCCATCATAGCTCCCGTTCCTGGCATTGCCAACACTGTGCCAACAATCAGTACCGCATCACCTGTAACCACCGCATCACCTGGTGGAGCCGCCACCCAACCAGGTGCAGCCACTGGAACAACTGCTGGTGCTGCCACAACCGACCACCCTACATTATCCTTTTTCATGCATGATATACTTGGTGGTTCACACCCGTCTGGCCGGGTGGTGACTGGCATTGTGGCCAACTCTGATGCCAACACCCTCCCATTTTCGAAGCCCAACAACCAAATCTTCCCCATCAACGGCGGGGTACCCCTCAATACCATCAATGgagtcatcaataacaacaacgTTCCTTCCCTCATTGGCCTAAATGGCTCCCCTACCAACACTCTCCTCCAAAATAACGGCAACAACAACATCGTGAATGGCGGAAACAACCAGGCCTTTGTCACGGCAGGACAGCTGCCGGCAGGGGTAACCCTCCAACAGCTCATGTTTGGATCAGTAACAGTGGTCGACAATGAGTTAACAGAAGGGCATGAGCTGGGATCCGCAGTTCTTGGAAAAGCTCAGGGGTTTTACTTGGCAAGTTCTTCTGATGGAAGTAGCCACACACTAGCCTTAACAACAATGTTTCACGGCCATGAACATGAGGTGGATGACACCATTAGTTTCTTTGGAGTTCACAGGACAGCGTCTCCAATTTCACATATCGTGGTAATTGGAGGAACTGGAATGTACGAAAATGCTAAAGGGTATGCCACTATTGAAACTCTTCCACACGAGGATCAGCACACCACTGATGGTCTCGAGACAATTACACATTTCACTGTTTATCTTACTCCATAG